One window of Raphanus sativus cultivar WK10039 unplaced genomic scaffold, ASM80110v3 Scaffold0132, whole genome shotgun sequence genomic DNA carries:
- the LOC130501242 gene encoding peroxisome biogenesis protein 5-like → MAMRDLVNGGAACAVPGSSSSSNPLGALTNALLGSSSKTQERLKEIPNATSSGPGPQFYSQDQHLSSLPGSELDQPLLQPGAQGTEFFRGFRSVDQNGLGAAWDEVQRGAGPMPPMGPIYEPPLQPTFEGPPQRVLSNFLHSFVESSRGGIPFRPAPVPVLGLSQSDKQCIRDRSSIMARHFFADRGEEFINSQVNALLSSLDIDDGIQARGHIPGRFRELDDYWNESQAVTKPGLHPADSWAAEFDQHQHGMNHGGPDAWVNSFEQQHGVNGWATEFEQGQSQLMSNQMRSMNMQNLAAMEQTRKLAHTLSQDGNPKFQNSRFLQFVSKMSRGELIMDENEVKPGPAPGDWATEYEQQYLGPPSWADQFANEKLARGPEQWADEFASANRQQESAEDQWVNEFSKLNVDDWVDEFAEGPAGGSSADAWANAYDEFLTERNAEKQNSGVYVFSDMNPYVGHPEPMKEGQELFRKGLLSEAALALEAEVMKNPENAEGWRLLGVTHAENDDDQQAIAAMMRAQEADPSNLEVLLALGVSHTNELEQATALKYLYGWLRNHPKYGSIAPPELADSLYHADIARLFTEASQMNPEDADVHIVLGVLFNLSREFDRAITSFQTALQLKPNDYSLWNKLGATQANSVQSADAISAYQQALDLKPNYVRAWANMGISYANQGMYKESIPYYVRALAMNPKADNAWQYLRLSLSCASRHDLIEACEARNLDLLQKEFPL, encoded by the exons GAGAGGCTCAAGGAGATACCAAATGCCACCAGCTCAGGTCCTGGGCCACAGTTTTACTCTCAGGACCAACACTTAAGCTCGCTCCCTGGTTCTGAGTTGGATCAGCCTCTTCTCCAGCCCGGTGCTCAG gGGACAGAGTTCTTCCGTGGCTTCCGCTCTGTAGATCAGAATGGTCTGGGTGCTGCTTGGGATGAAGTTCAGCGTGGTGCTGGACCTATGCCTCCCATGGGTCCTATCTATGAGCCTCCTCTCCAGCCCACTTTTGAAG GACCCCCGCAGAGAGTCTTGTCTAACTTTCTGCATTCGTTTGTTGAGAGTAGCCGTGGTGGCATTCCCTTTCGTCCAGCACCTGTCCCTGTCCTGGGATTGTCACAGAGTGACAAACAGTGTATACGTGATCGTAGTAGCATAATGGCCCGGCATTTTTTTGCTGACAGGGGAGAAGAATTTATCAATTCTCAG GTAAATGCGTTACTGTCATCGTTAGATATTGATGATGGCATTCAAGCTAGAGGTCATATTCCTGGGAGATTTCGGGAGCTAGATGATTACTGGAATGAGTCTCAGGCTGTTACGAAACCTGGTTTACATCCTGCGGATAGTTGGGCAGCCGAATTTGACCAGCATCAGCATGGTATGAATCATGGGGGTCCTGACGCATGGGTCAACTCTTTTGAGCAACAACATGGTGTGAATGGGTGGGCCACCGAGTTTGAGCAG GGTCAATCTCAACTGATGTCAAACCAAATGAGAAGTATGAATATGCAAAATTTAGCTGCAATGGAGCAAACTCGTAAGCTTGCTCATACACTGTCTCAGGATGGCAATCCGAAATTTCAG AATTCAAGATTCCTTCAATTTGTTTCAAAGATGAGCCGCGGTGAACTCATTATGGATGAGAATGAGGTCAAGCCTGGACCAGCCCCAGGGGACTGGGCGACTGAATATGAACAGCAGTATCTGGGGCCGCCAAGTTGGGCTGATCAATTCGCCAATGAGAAA CTTGCACGTGGACCAGAACAGTGGGCTGATGAGTTTGCTTCCGCGAACCGACAGCAAGAATCGGCTGAGGACCAATGGGTTAATGAGTTTTCGAAGTTGAATGTTGATGACTGGGTAGATGAATTTGCTGAAGGGCCCGCGGGTGGGAGTTCGGCTGATGCATGGGCAAATGCTTATGATGA GTTTCTGACGGAAAGAAATGCTGAAAAACAAAATAGTGGTGTCTACGTCTTCTCTGACATGAACCCTTATGTGGGTCACCCTGAACCTATGAAAGAAGGGCAGGAATTGTTCCGCAAAGGACTTCTGAGTGAGGCAGCGCTTGCTCTAGAAGCTGAGGTTATGAAAAATCCTGAGAATGCTGAAGGTTGGAGATTACTTGGGGTCACACACGCAGAGAACGATGACGATCAACAG GCAATAGCTGCAATGATGCGGGCACAGGAGGCTGATCCCTCAAATCTAGAGGTGCTTCTTGCGCTTGGTGTGAGCCATACCAACG AGTTGGAGCAAGCAACTGCTTTGAAGTACTTATACGGATGGCTGCGGAATCACCCAAAGTATGGATCAATCGCACCTCCAGAGCTTGCTGATTCCCTATACCATGCTGAT ATTGCTAGATTATTCACTGAAGCTTCTCAGATGAATCCTGAGGACGCCGATGTGCATATAGTGTTAGGTGTTCTCTTCAATCTGTCTAGAGAATTCGACAGAGCAATAACTTCCTTCCAAACAGCATTACAGTTGAAACCAAACGACTATTCTCTTTGGAATAAGCTTGGTGCAACACAAGCCAACAGTGTTCAGAGTGCTGATGCCATATCTGCTTATCAACAG GCTCTGGATTTGAAACCTAATTACGTTCGTGCTTGGGCGAACATGGGGATCAGTTACGCAAATCAG GGGATGTACAAAGAATCAATCCCTTATTATGTTCGTGCCCTTGCGATGAATCCTAAAGCCGATAACGCTTGGCAATACTTGAGACTTTCGTTAAG CTGTGCGTCAAGACATGACCTAATCGAAGCTTGTGAGGCAAGGAATCTGGATCTCTTGCAGAAAGAGTTCCCGCTTTGA